One segment of Carya illinoinensis cultivar Pawnee chromosome 1, C.illinoinensisPawnee_v1, whole genome shotgun sequence DNA contains the following:
- the LOC122289084 gene encoding ABC transporter G family member 24-like isoform X3 produces MKFYLNSFFENPGSENYLKPNKNCNLTSWVSGCEPGWACSVNSNQQVNLNDAKVIPARTLNCQACCEGFFCPDGITCMIPCPLGSYCPLAKLNKTTGVCEPYLYQLPPGQPNHTCGGANIWADVGSSSELFCSAGSFCPTTTRRNTCSSGNYCRMGSTSEKSCFKLSSCNPNSAKQNMQAYGIMLLAALSTLLLIIYNCSDQVLTTRERRLAKSREAAARSARETATARQKWKTAKDAAKKHASGLQAHLSRTFSRKKDFTHPEKLKILDQVKSDDDPIQHPSTSGSVAFLSSRVTSVEKKTEPSDLLRIMQEIEDDPDGCQGFNVGTGDKNMNIPVPKGKQTHTQIFSYAYSQLEKEKAQQEDNEKLTFSGIVKLATNAEIRKRPLLEISFKNLTLTLKAKNKHLLRCVTGEIKPGRITAVMGPSGAGKTTFLSAVAGKAIGCKMTGLILINGKNESIHSYKKIVGFVPQDDVVHGNLTVEENLWFSAKCRLSTDLSERDKVLVVERVIEFLGLQTVRSSLVGTVEKRGISGGQRKRVNVGLEMVMEPSLLILDEPTSGLDSASSLQLLRALRREALEGVNICMVVHQPSYALFKMFDDLILLAKGGLTVYQGPVKKVEEYFTGLGINIPERVNPPDHFIDILEGIVVPAGSSRVSYKDLPVRWMLHNLYSVPLDMQQNNAALSRSSMDVIPANETNPSGAGMEDHSFAREIWQGMKSNVVLQRDKLHLNFLRSKDLTNRRTPGAFQQYRYFLGRVGKQRLREARILAMDYLILLLAGACLGSLVKVKDQSFGADAYTYTIIAVSLLCKIAALRSFSLDKLHYWRESASGISSLAYFLSKDTIDHFNTVIKPAVYLSMFYFFTNPRSSFADNYIVLFCLVYCVTGIAYSLAIVFEPGTAQLCSVLLPVVLTLIATQPKDSEFMKILANLCYPKWALEAFVTANAERYYGVWLITRCGSLLKSGYNVHDWHLCIAILVSIGLVCRVIAFICMLIFQKK; encoded by the exons CGTGCCCGCTAGGTTCATATTGTCCCCTTGCTAAGCTCAACAAAACCACTGGTGTTTGTGAACC ATATCTATACCAACTACCTCCTGGGCAACCAAACCATACTTGTGGAGGAGCAAATATTTGGGCTGATGTTGGTAGTAGCAGTGAGTTATTCTGTTCAGCAGGATCATTTTGTCCAACTACCACCAGAAGAAATACTTGCAGTAGTGG AAATTACTGCAGGATGGGTTCTACATCCGAGAAAA GCTGCTTCAAGTTGTCTTCATGCAATCCAAACTCTGCGAAACAAAACATGCAAGCATATGGAATTATGCTTTTG GCTGCTTTAAGTACTCTGCTACTCATCATTTACAACTGTTCTGACCAAGTTCTAACCACTAGGGAAAGGAGGCTGGCCAAATCCAGAGAAGCAGCAGCCAGAAGTGCAAGGGAGACAGCAACGGCACGCCAGAAGTGGAAAACAGCAAAAGATGCTGCTAAAAAGCATGCAAGTGGCTTGCAAGCTCATCTATCACGCACTTTTTCTCGTAAAAAAGATTTTACACATCCTGAGAAACTTAAGATTTTGGATCAAGTCAAATCAGATGATGATCCAATACAGCATCCAAGTACTTCAGGCTCGGTCGCATTTCTGTCTTCAAGAGTGACATCAGTAGAGAAGAAAACAGAACCCAGCGACCTCTTGCGGATAATGCAAGAAATTGAAGATGACCCTGATGGCTGTCAAGGTTTCAATGTTGGAACAGGAGATAAGAATATGAACATACCTGTGCCAAAGGGAAAACAAACCCATACCCAAATTTTTAGTTATGCATATTCTCAACTCGAGAAAGAGAAAGCTCAACAGGAAGATAATGAGAAACTTACCTTCTCAGGAATAGTAAAACTAGCTACCAATGCTGAAATTAGGAAAAGGCCTCTACTTGAGATTTCTTTCAAAAACCTGACTCTTACCTTGAAAGCAAAAAACAAGCATTTATTGAGGTGTGTTACTGGGGAAATAAAGCCTGGCCGCATTACTGCTGTCATGGGTCCATCTGGGGCTGGAAAAACAACATTTCTCTCTGCTGTGGCGGGAAAGGCAATTGGATGCAAAATGACTGGTTTAATTCTTATAAATGGAAAGAATGAGTCAATCCACTCATATAAGAAAATTGTCGGTTTTGTGCCACAAGATGACGTTGTGCATGGAAATTTGACGGTGGAAGAGAATCTCTGGTTCAGTGCAAAGTGCAG ACTATCAACCGACTTGTCAGAACGGGACAAAGTTCTAGTTGTTGAAAGAGTTATTGAGTTCTTGGGGCTTCAGACAGTGCGGTCATCGTTGGTTGGAACAGTGGAAAAACGAGGAATATCTGGAGGCCAGCGGAAGCGAGTAAATGTGGGATTGGAAATGGTAATGGAACCTTCACTTTTGATCTTAGATGAACCAACATCTGGTTTGGACAGTGCGTCGTCTCTGCAACTTCTTAGAGCACTTCGACGTGAAGCTCTTGAAGGGGTAAACATCTGCATGGTGGTTCACCAACCAAG CTACGCCTTGTTCAAGATGTTTGATGATTTGATACTTCTAGCAAAAGGTGGTCTTACCGTCTATCAAGGACCAGTGAAGAAAGTCGAAGAATATTTTACTGGCCTTGGGATCAATATCCCAGAGCGTGTGAATCCTCCAGATCACTTTATTGACATTTTGGAGGGTATAGTGGTACCCGCAGGCAGCTCAAGAGTGAGCTATAAAGATCTTCCAGTCAGATGGATGCTTCATAATTTATACTCAGTACCCCTTGATATGCAGCAGAATAACGCTGCACTTTCTAGGTCTTCTATGGATGTAATTCCAGCTAATGAAACAAATCCTTCTGGTGCTGGAATGGAGGATCATTCTTTTGCCAGAGAGATATGGCAAGGTATGAAAAGTAATGTGGTGCTGCAGCGGGATAAATTGCACCTCAATTTTTTGAGGTCCAAGGACTTAACAAATCGAAGGACTCCTGGTGCATTCCAACAATACAGATACTTCCTTGGGAG GGTTGGTAAGCAGCGACTACGGGAAGCTAGAATACTAGCAATGGATTATCTGATCTTATTACTTGCAGGAGCTTGCTTAGGATCACTTGTTAAAGTGAAAGATCAGTCCTTTGGTGCAGATGCTTATACCTATACCATTATTGCAGTTT CTCTTCTATGCAAAATTGCGGCTTTGAGATCATTTTCTCTGGATAAATTACACTACTGGAGGGAGAGTGCTTCTGGGATCAGTAGCTTGGCTTATTTCCTCTCTAAGGATACGATTGACCATTTTAATACAGTGATCAAGCCCGCAGTATATCTCTCTATGTTCTATTTTTTCACAAATCCAAGATCTAGCTTTGCAGATAATTACATTGTTTTGTTCTGCCTAGTGTACTGTGTAACTGGTATAGCCTATTCATTGGCCATTGTTTTCGAACCTGGTACAGCCCAGCTG TGTTCTGTTCTTCTTCCAGTTGTTTTAACTCTCATTGCAACACAGCCGAAAGATAGTGAATTTATGAAGATTTTAGCTAATCTGTGCTACCCTAAGTGGGCTTTGGAAGCATTTGTCACTGCAAATGCCGAAAG GTATTATGGAGTGTGGCTGATAACTCGTTGTGGTTCTCTTCTGAAAAGCGGCTATAACGTTCATGATTGGCATCTTTGTATAGCAATCCTCGTATCCATTGGTTTAGTTTGTCGTGTGATAGCATTTATTTGTATGTTGATCTTCCAGAAGAAGTGA